Proteins from a single region of Octopus bimaculoides isolate UCB-OBI-ISO-001 chromosome 11, ASM119413v2, whole genome shotgun sequence:
- the LOC106879145 gene encoding uncharacterized protein K02A2.6-like translates to MFKYQIFVQGLTASKDAEIRDRIVTKLEQDSKLTQQAVAEECQRIINLRQDDTCTKTKVKFHVKENAVPVFKPKRAVPFAVNEEFDRCEKLGVIEKIDYSESASPTVYVKKKKIRACADFSIGLNECLMTYSYSLLSLEEIFAKLNGGKSFSKLDLLEAYLQLQVKEECLKLLTINTHKGLYKFSRLPFGIKVAPSIFQQVMDTILADTDFAIAYLDDILIKSEFRDQHDKHVKKVFERLKAYKKE, encoded by the exons ATGTTCAAATATCAAATCTTTGTACAAGGACTAACAGCAAGCAAAGATGCAGAGATACGGGATCGGATAGTGACAAAATTAGAACAAGATTCGAAACTAACTCAACAGGCAGTGGCTGAAGAATGTCAAAGGATTATAAATTTACGACAGGACGACAC GTGCACcaagacaaaagtaaaatttcaCGTGAAAGAAAACGCTGTACCGGTATTTAAACCGAAGCGAGCTGTACCTTTCGCGGTCAACGAGGAATTTGATAGATGTGAAAAGCTTGGAGTTATAGAAAAAATTGATTATTCAGAATCAGCATCACCAACTGtttatgtgaagaaaaaaaaaatacgagcGTGCGCTGACTTTTCAATAGGCTTGAACGAATGTTTGATGACATACAGTTACTCATTACTAAGTCTGGAGGAAATTTTTGCAAAACTCAACGGAGGAAAATCTTTTTCAAAGTTGGATTTGTTGGAGGCCTATTTACAGTTACAAGTCAAGGAggaatgtttgaaattattaacGATAAACACCCATAAAGGTTTATATAAATTCAGTCGACTTCCTTTTGGGATAAAGGTAGCACCTAGTATTTTCCAACAGGTGATGGACACTATACTTGCAGATACAGATTTCGCTATAGCTTACTTGGATGacatactcataaaaagtgaGTTTCGAGACCAGCATGACAAACATGTTAAAAAGGTCTTTGAAAGATTAAAggcatataaaaaagaataa